In Indicator indicator isolate 239-I01 chromosome 16, UM_Iind_1.1, whole genome shotgun sequence, one genomic interval encodes:
- the PPIP5K1 gene encoding inositol hexakisphosphate and diphosphoinositol-pentakisphosphate kinase 1, whose protein sequence is MSSLTTSTEGENSTPRFVVGSRDDETDFLGSNMKTDETDFFEDDEEEESPPERQIVVGICAMTKKSKSKPMTQILERLCKFEYITVVIMGEDVILNEPVENWPSCDCLISFHSKGFPLDKAVAYAKLCKPFLINDLNMQYYIQDRREVYRILQEEGIDLPRYAVLNRDPDRPEECNLVEGEDHVEVNGAIFPKPFVEKPVSAEDHNVYIYYPTSAGGGSQRLFRKIGSRSSVYSPESSVRKTGSYIYEEFMPTDGTDVKVYTVGPDYAHAEARKSPALDGKVERDSEGKEIRYPVMLTAMEKLVARKVCVAFKQTVCGFDLLRANGHSFVCDVNGFSFVKNSMKYYDDCAKILGNIIMRELAPQFHIPWSIPTEAEDIPIVPTTSGTMMELRCVIAVIRHGDRTPKQKMKMEVKHPRFFELFEKYDGYKTGKLKLKKPEQLQEVLDIARQLVVDLGTHSDCEIEERKSKLEQLKSVLEMYGHFSGINRKVQLTYLPHGHPKAASEDEEARREPSPSLLLVLKWGGELTPAGRVQAEELGRAFRCMYPGGQGDYAGFPGCGLLRLHSTYRHDLKIYASDEGRVQMTAAAFAKGLLALEGELTPILVQMVKSANMNGLLDSDSDSLSSCQHRVKARLHEIMQKDAEFSEEDYEKLAPTGSASLLNSMTFIQNPVEVCNQVFTLIENLTSQIKKRLEDPKSADLQLYHSETLELMLQRWSKLERDFRMKNGRYDISKIPDIYDCIKYDVQHNCALKLEGTAELFKLSKALADVIIPQEYGINKEEKLEIAIGFCLPLIKKIQLDLQRTHEDESVNKLHPLYSRGVLSPGRHVRTRLYFTSESHVHSLLSIFRYGGLLDENKDQQWKRAMDYLSAISELNYMTQIVIMLYEDNNKDPSSEERFHVELHFSPGVKGCEEDRNVPTGFGFRPASAENEDKKTDQGSLENLSKEKGMDEPDRAQQRSPQPSEPVSIQRRSPLIRNRKTGSMEVLSESSSKSGGYRLFNSYSRQSSEMKQSGLGSQCTGLFSTTVLGGSSSAPNLQDYARSHGKKFASSLTYKDELLSMPAVKRFSVSFAKHPTNDVLEHHQVAQLLRRFSSDCATSRNVCLDATLAHHLQHCSYHLRLFRSWLISGQEDLEFLYGFEGCSMVPTIYPLETLHNSLSLRQVNEFLTAVCKSCSDSHVQSTAALFDSMIGSQIPGDPFMSQRILSSSSLPLRQRSDKPPWYSSGPSSTVSSAGPSSPTSVDNCARFSFTEKLSISPPKSEELTGQSPEEDERQAPGVEVGMSELLMVAEPSAPDTLTWNTDPDPGRVLELAEEDSNPKEKSMVQLDEKESAMEMLEASNTWNPKCGAESDARLAGETLQPGEGYVLGMPGLDQSGLSKEMPCEEELLGEALDPEHKIKELLGDSAVSGQLLSDHPCQVRPLSPEKSKEELQLLCQEDQQN, encoded by the exons CCACCTGAAAGGCAGATCGTGGTTGGAATCTGTGCCATGACCAAAAAGTCTAAGTCGAAGCCCATGACACAGATTCTGGAGCGCCTGTGTAAGTTTGAGTACATCACTGTGGTGATCATGGGGGAAGATGTGATCCTGAACGAACCGGTGGAGAACTGGCCCTCTTGTGACTGCCTGATATCCTTCCACTCCAAAG GGTTCCCTCTGGATAAAGCTGTTGCTTATGCCAAGCTGTGCAAGCCATTCCTGATCAATGACCTCAACATGCAGTATTATATCCAGGACAG GCGTGAAGTGTATCGAATCCTTCAAGAAGAGGGAATAGACTTGCCTCGCTATGCTGTGCTCAATCGAGACCCTGACAGACCAGAAG AGTGCAACTTAGTGGAAGGAGAGGACCACGTGGAGGTAAATGGAGCTATTTTCCCAAAGCCATTTGTGGAGAAGCCAGTCAGTGCTGAAGACCATAATGTGTATATCTACTACCCAACGTCAGCAGGTGGGGGCAGCCAGCGGCTCTTCCGGAAG ATTGGCAGCCGGAGCAGCGTGTACTCTCCAGAGAGCAGCGTAAGGAAGACTGGCTCCTACATTTATGAGGAGTTTATGCCTACAGATGGCACTGATGTGAAG GTGTACACTGTGGGGCCAGACTATGCCCACGCGGAGGCTCGCAAGTCACCCGCCTTGGATGGGAAGGTGGAACGGGACAGTGAGGGGAAGGAGATCCGCTACCCGGTCATGCTGACTGCCATGGAGAAGCTGGTTGCCCGGAAAGTCTGTGTAGCCTTTAAG CAAACTGTGTGTGGCTTCGACCTGCTGCGGGCAAACGGCCACTCGTTCGTCTGTGACGTCAACGGCTTCAGCTTTGTGAAGAATTCTATGAAGTATTATGATGACTGTGCCAAAATCCTTGG AAATATAATCATGCGGGAATTGGCTCCCCAGTTTCATATTCCCTGGTCCATCCCAACAGAGGCAGAAGACATTCCCATTGTCCCCACAACTTCAGGAACCAT GATGGAGCTCCGTTGTGTTATTGCAGTCATTCGGCACGGAGATCGCACGCCAAAACAGAAGATGAAGATGGAAGTGAAGCATCCACG GTTCTTTGAGTTATTTGAGAAATACGATGGCTACAAAACTGGGAAGTTGAAGCTGAAGAAACCAGAGCAGCTACAG GAAGTGCTGGACATTGCACGGCAGCTTGTGGTGGACCTGGGAACTCACAGCGACTGTGAGATTGAGGAGAGGAAATCCAAactggagcagctgaagagtGTTTTGGAGAT GTATGGACATTTTTCTGGCATTAACCGTAAGGTTCAGCTGACCTATCTGCCTCATGGGCATCCAAAAGCTGCAAGTGAAGATGAAG AAGCTCGCAGAGAGCCTTCCCCATCCCTTCTCCTGGTGCTTAAGTGGGGTGGAGAGCTGACACCAGCAGGAAGagtccaggctgaagagctggggCGAGCCTTTCGCTGCATGTACCCTGGGGGCCAAG GTGATTATGCTGGCTTCCCTGGCTGTGGCTTGCTCAGGCTGCACAGCACCTACCGCCATGATCTCAAGATCTACGCCTCAGATGAGGGACGAGTTCAgatgacagcagcagcttttgcaaAG GGCCTTCTGGCTCTGGAAGGAGAGCTGACCCCCATCCTGGTGCAAATGGTGAAAAGTGCCAACATGAATGGTCTTCTGGACAGTGACAGCGATTCCCTTAGCAGCTGTCAACACAGAGTGAAGGCAAGACTGCATGAGATCATGCAGAAGGATGCTGAGTTCTCTGAGGAGGATTATGAAAAG CTAGCACCTACAGGCAGTGCTTCTCTGCTCAACTCCATGACTTTTATCCAGAACCCAGTGGAGGTCTGTAACCAGGTGTTCACCCTGATTGAGAATCTCACCTCCCAGATAAAAAAACGCCTGGAAGACCCCAAATCTGCAG ACCTGCAGCTGTACCACAGTGAGACTTTAGAGCTGATGCTGCAGCGCTGGAGCAAGCTGGAGCGTGACTTCCGGATGAAGAATGGGCGCTACGACATCAGCAAGATCCCCGACATCTACGACTGCATCAAGTACGACGTGCAGCACAACTGTGCACTGAAGCTGGAAGGCACAGCTGAACTCTTCAAGCTCTCTAAAGCCCTGGCAGATGTGATCATACCCCAG GAATATGGAATTAATAAGGAGGAGAAACTGGAGATTGCTATTGGCTTTTGTCTTCCCCTCATTAAAAAGATCCAGTTGGACCTACAGAGAACCCATGAAGATGAGTCTGTCAACAAACTACATCCCTT gtACTCGAGAGGAGTTCTGTCGCCAGGTCGCCACGTTCGGACGCGGCTCTACTTCACCAGTGAGAGCCACGTGCACTCCCTGCTCAGCATCTTCCGCTACGGGGGGCTCCTGGAT GAGAACAAAGACCAGCAGTGGAAGAGAGCCATGGACTATTTGAGTGCTATCTCAGAGCTGAACTACATGACCCAGATTGTTATCATGCTCTACGAGGACAACAACAAG GACCCATCTTCAGAAGAGCGTTTCCATgtggagctgcatttcagccCTGGTGTgaagggctgtgaggaggaCAGGAATGTGCCCACGGGGTTCGGCTTTCGGCCAGCCTCCGCAGAG AACGAAGACAAGAAAACAGACCAAGGAagcctggagaacctctccaAAGAGAAGGGCATGGATGAGCCAGACCGTGCCCAGCAAAGGTCCCCACAGCCTTCGGAGCCTGTCAGCATTCAGCGCAGATCTCCACTGATCAGGAACCGGAAGACAGGGTCCATGGAG GTACTCTCTGAATCTTCTTCCAAATCAGGAGGCTATCGACTCTTCAACAGCTACTCCAGGCAGTCTTCTGAGATGAAGCAGAGTGGCCTAG GGTCACAATGCACCGGCCTGTTTAGCACCACTGTGCTGGGAGGCTCCTCCAGTGCCCCCAACCTCCAGGACTACGCTCGCAGCCATGGCAAAAAGTTTGCCAGCAGCCTGACATACAAAGACG aGCTCTTGTCTATGCCAGCCGTAAAACGATTTTCTGTGTCGTTTGCAAAGCATCCGACTAATG ATGTGCTTGAGCACCACCAGGTTGCCCAGTTGCTGCGCCGTTTTTCCTCTGACTGTGCCACGAGCCGGAACGTCTGCCTGGATGCCACTCTAGCccatcacctccagcactgctcctacCACCTGCGCCTCTTCAGGAGCTGGCTGATCTCAGGGCAGGAGGACTTGGAGTTTCTTTACG GTTTTGAAGGCTGCTCCATGGTTCCCACCATTTATCCCCTGGAGACCCTGCACAACTCCCTGTCTTTGCGACAGGTCAACGAGTTCCTGACGGCTGTGTGCAAGAGCTGCAGTGACTCACACGTCCAGTCTACTGCAG cTTTGTTTGATTCAATGATTGGCAGCCAGATACCAGGAGACCCCTTTATGTCCCAGCGAATCCTGTCATCATCCTCTCTGCCACTGCGCCAGCGTTCAGATAAGCCCCCGTGGT ACAGCAGTGGCCCATCCAGTACTGTCTCCAGTGCAGGCCCATCCTCCCCAACCTCTGTGGACAACTGTGCTCGCTTCAGCTTCACTGAGAAACTCTCCATCAGTCCCCCGAAAAGTGAGGAACTGACTGGCCAGTCCCCTGAGGAAGATGAGAGACAGGCTCCAGGTGTGGAAGTGGGCATGTCTGAGCTGCTGATGGTGGCAGAGCCAAGTGCCCCAGACACCCTCACCTGGAATACAGACCCAGACCCAGGCAGGGtcctggagctggcagaggaggacTCAAACCCAAAGGAGAAGAGCATGGTGCAGCTGGATGAAAAAGAATCAGCTATGGAAATGTTAGAGGCAAGTAACACATGGAACCCAAAGTGTGGTGCGGAGTCTGATGCAAGGCTGGCTGGGGAGACCCTGCAACCAGGTGAGGGGTATGTGTTGGGAatgcctggcctggatcagtcAGGGCTGTCCAAAGAGATGCCCTgtgaagaggagctgctgggagaggcACTGGACCCAGAGCATAAGATCAAGGAGCTTCTGGGGGACAGTGCTGTGTCAGGCCAGCTTCTGTCTGATCACCCATGCCAGGTGCGGCCACTCTCTCCTgagaagagcaaggaggagCTACAGCTGCTATGCCAGGAGGATCAGCAGAACTAG